One stretch of Streptococcus australis DNA includes these proteins:
- the rplA gene encoding 50S ribosomal protein L1 produces MAKKSKQLRAALEKIDSTKAYSVEEAVALAKETNFAKFDATVEVAYNLNIDVKKADQQIRGAMVLPNGTGKTARVLVFARGAKAEEAKAAGADFVGEDDLVAKINDGWLDFDVVIATPDMMALVGRLGRVLGPRNLMPNPKTGTVTMDVAKAVEESKGGKITYRADRAGIVQAIIGKVSFEADKLVENFKAFNETIQKAKPATAKGTYVTSLTITTTQGVGIKVDVNSL; encoded by the coding sequence ATGGCTAAAAAAAGCAAACAACTTCGTGCTGCTCTTGAGAAAATCGACAGCACAAAAGCGTACAGCGTAGAAGAAGCTGTAGCTCTTGCAAAAGAAACTAACTTTGCAAAATTTGATGCAACTGTAGAAGTTGCTTACAACTTGAACATTGACGTTAAAAAAGCTGACCAACAAATCCGTGGAGCAATGGTATTGCCAAACGGTACTGGTAAAACAGCTCGCGTTCTTGTATTTGCACGTGGTGCTAAAGCTGAAGAAGCTAAAGCTGCTGGTGCAGACTTCGTTGGTGAAGACGACCTTGTTGCTAAAATCAACGACGGTTGGTTGGACTTCGACGTAGTTATCGCTACACCTGATATGATGGCTCTTGTTGGACGTCTTGGACGTGTCCTTGGACCACGTAACTTGATGCCAAACCCTAAAACTGGTACTGTAACAATGGATGTTGCTAAAGCAGTTGAAGAGTCTAAAGGTGGTAAAATCACTTACCGTGCAGACCGTGCAGGTATCGTACAAGCTATCATCGGTAAAGTTTCATTTGAAGCTGACAAGTTGGTTGAAAACTTCAAAGCATTCAACGAAACAATCCAAAAAGCTAAACCAGCTACTGCTAAAGGAACTTACGTAACAAGCTTGACAATCACAACTACTCAAGGTGTTGGTATCAAGGTTGACGTGAACTCACTTTAA
- a CDS encoding HIT family protein, whose protein sequence is MCFICQRIELIKVGQNPYFVKELETGYVVIGDHQYFKGYTLFLAKEHVTELHQMENPVKLRFLEEMSLVQEAVAKAFEAEKMNIELLGNGDAHAHWHLFPRRAGDMKGYGLNGRGPVWWVPWEEMAAADCQVQSPELEQMIRALSHELEKCLA, encoded by the coding sequence ATGTGCTTCATCTGTCAGAGAATTGAACTCATCAAAGTTGGGCAAAACCCCTACTTTGTCAAAGAACTAGAAACAGGCTATGTAGTTATTGGAGACCACCAATACTTTAAGGGCTATACCTTATTTTTAGCAAAAGAGCATGTCACAGAACTCCACCAAATGGAAAATCCTGTAAAACTTCGCTTTTTAGAGGAAATGAGTTTGGTCCAAGAAGCAGTCGCCAAAGCATTTGAGGCTGAAAAGATGAATATTGAACTCCTAGGAAATGGTGATGCCCACGCTCATTGGCATCTTTTCCCGCGAAGAGCAGGTGATATGAAAGGTTACGGACTTAATGGCCGTGGCCCAGTCTGGTGGGTGCCCTGGGAAGAAATGGCAGCAGCAGATTGCCAAGTACAATCACCAGAGCTGGAACAAATGATTAGAGCCTTATCACATGAATTGGAGAAATGCTTGGCCTAA
- a CDS encoding DnaD domain-containing protein: MTYFDAFKSGNLVLPSALLLHFKELFPSSDDFLVWQFFYLQNTSALDELSPSQIAETIGKELSDVNQSISNLTENGLLQYRTIELNGEIELIFDASLAFERLDSLLDSQTPATTTPNPQNQLKDLVETFQQELGRLLTPFEIEDLSKTVKDDGIKADLIKEALREAVLNGKPNWKYIQAILRNWRHEGIQSVAQVEAKRAEREANNPKQVQASADFLDAMNLWQD; the protein is encoded by the coding sequence ATGACATATTTTGACGCTTTTAAATCAGGGAACTTGGTTTTGCCAAGTGCCCTGCTCTTGCATTTTAAAGAACTCTTTCCTTCCAGCGATGATTTTCTCGTCTGGCAATTTTTCTATCTACAAAATACATCTGCTTTGGATGAGCTGTCGCCAAGCCAAATCGCAGAAACTATTGGCAAAGAACTTTCAGATGTCAACCAATCCATTTCAAACTTGACTGAAAATGGACTACTACAATATCGAACGATTGAACTAAATGGGGAGATTGAGCTTATTTTTGATGCTAGTTTAGCTTTTGAACGCTTGGATAGCTTGTTGGACAGCCAAACTCCAGCTACAACTACCCCAAACCCGCAAAATCAATTGAAGGATTTGGTTGAGACTTTCCAGCAGGAATTAGGACGTTTGTTAACGCCGTTTGAAATCGAAGATCTTTCCAAGACAGTCAAAGACGATGGAATCAAGGCGGATTTGATCAAAGAAGCTCTTCGAGAGGCCGTTCTAAATGGCAAACCAAATTGGAAATATATTCAGGCTATCCTTCGGAATTGGCGCCATGAAGGCATCCAGTCTGTGGCCCAAGTGGAAGCTAAACGAGCTGAGAGAGAAGCAAACAATCCTAAACAAGTTCAAGCTTCAGCCGATTTTCTCGATGCCATGAATTTGTGGCAAGATTAG
- the brnQ gene encoding branched-chain amino acid transport system II carrier protein has product MAKKGALTGLLLFGIFFGAGNLIFPPSLGALSGEQFLPAIAGFVFSGVGIAVLTLIIGTLNPKGYIYEISKKISPWFATLYLAVLYLSIGPFFAIPRTATTAYEVGISPLLSEANKGLGLIIFTVLYFAAAYLISLNPSKILNRIGRILTPVFAILIVILVVLGAFKYGGTSPQVASEAYQASAFGTGFLEGYNTLDALASVAFSVIAVQTLKQLGFSSKKEYISTIWVVGIVVALAFSALYIGLGFLGNHFPVPAEAMKGGTPGVYILSQATQEIFGSTAQLFLAVMVTVTCFTTTVGLIVSTAEFFNGRFPQISYKVYATAFTLIGFAIANLGLDAIIKYSVPVLVILYPITIAIVMIVIVNKFVALSKPGMQLTIAVVTAIAIASVLGSSFKVEFLANLVNALPFAKASLPWLVPAIVGILLSLVLPNKQESDVFEME; this is encoded by the coding sequence ATGGCTAAAAAAGGTGCCCTAACAGGCTTGCTCCTGTTTGGAATATTTTTTGGTGCGGGGAACTTGATTTTTCCGCCTTCTCTAGGTGCCCTATCTGGAGAACAGTTTCTTCCTGCCATCGCAGGTTTTGTATTTTCGGGTGTCGGGATTGCCGTCCTAACGCTCATCATCGGAACGCTCAATCCTAAAGGATACATTTATGAGATTTCTAAGAAAATCTCACCTTGGTTTGCGACTCTTTATCTTGCAGTCCTCTATCTATCGATTGGCCCATTCTTTGCCATTCCACGTACAGCAACAACAGCTTATGAGGTCGGTATCAGCCCCCTCCTGTCTGAAGCAAATAAAGGCCTAGGATTGATTATCTTTACCGTGCTTTACTTTGCAGCAGCCTATCTGATTTCACTCAATCCATCAAAAATCTTGAACCGTATCGGACGAATCTTAACACCAGTCTTTGCGATTTTGATTGTTATCTTGGTTGTACTAGGTGCCTTCAAATATGGTGGAACCAGCCCTCAAGTAGCTTCAGAAGCCTATCAAGCTTCTGCTTTTGGTACAGGTTTCCTAGAAGGTTACAATACCTTGGATGCCCTAGCCTCAGTGGCCTTCAGTGTCATCGCTGTTCAAACCTTGAAACAGCTTGGATTTTCAAGTAAGAAAGAATACATCTCAACTATTTGGGTGGTTGGTATCGTTGTAGCTCTTGCCTTCAGCGCTCTTTACATCGGTTTAGGATTCCTTGGAAATCACTTCCCGGTACCAGCAGAAGCGATGAAGGGTGGAACACCAGGTGTTTATATCTTGTCGCAAGCAACCCAGGAAATCTTTGGTTCGACAGCTCAACTCTTCCTTGCTGTTATGGTAACTGTAACCTGCTTCACAACGACAGTTGGCTTGATTGTGTCAACAGCTGAGTTCTTTAACGGACGTTTCCCACAAATCAGCTACAAGGTTTATGCGACAGCCTTTACCTTGATTGGATTTGCCATTGCCAATTTGGGTCTTGATGCAATCATCAAGTACTCAGTTCCAGTACTGGTAATCTTGTACCCAATCACGATTGCCATCGTTATGATTGTCATTGTCAACAAATTTGTGGCTCTTTCAAAACCAGGTATGCAGTTGACAATTGCTGTTGTTACAGCTATTGCCATTGCAAGCGTACTAGGAAGCTCGTTTAAGGTTGAGTTTCTTGCAAATCTTGTCAACGCCCTTCCTTTTGCCAAGGCATCTCTCCCATGGTTGGTGCCAGCCATCGTAGGAATCTTGCTCTCATTGGTTCTACCAAACAAGCAAGAGAGTGACGTTTTTGAGATGGAATAA
- the rplK gene encoding 50S ribosomal protein L11 — protein MAKKVEKLVKLQIPAGKATPAPPVGPALGQAGINIMGFTKEFNARTADQAGMIIPVVISVYEDKSFTFITKTPPAAVLLKKAAGVEKGSGTPNKTKVASVTRAQVQEIAETKMPDLNAANLESAMRMIEGTARSMGFNVVD, from the coding sequence ATGGCTAAAAAAGTCGAAAAACTTGTAAAATTGCAAATCCCTGCTGGTAAAGCTACACCAGCTCCACCGGTTGGACCTGCTCTTGGTCAAGCTGGTATCAACATCATGGGATTCACAAAAGAGTTCAACGCTCGTACAGCTGATCAAGCTGGTATGATCATTCCAGTTGTTATCTCAGTTTACGAAGATAAATCATTTACTTTCATCACTAAGACACCACCAGCTGCTGTTCTTTTGAAAAAAGCTGCAGGTGTTGAAAAAGGATCAGGTACACCTAACAAAACTAAAGTTGCTTCAGTTACTCGTGCGCAAGTACAAGAAATTGCAGAAACTAAAATGCCAGATTTGAACGCTGCAAACCTTGAGTCTGCAATGCGTATGATCGAAGGTACTGCTCGTTCTATGGGATTCAACGTTGTTGACTAA
- a CDS encoding nitroreductase family protein: MKFLELNKKRHATKHFTDKPVDPKDVRTAIEIATLAPSAHNSQPWKFVVVREKNAELAKLAYGSNFEQVSSAPVTIALFTDTDLAKRARKIARVGGAKNFSEEQLQYFMKNLPAEFVRYSEQQVSDYLALNAGLVAMNLVLALTDQGIGSNVILGFDKSKANEVLDIEDRFRPELLITVGYTDEKLEPSYRLPVDEIIEKR, translated from the coding sequence ATGAAATTTCTTGAATTAAATAAAAAACGTCATGCGACTAAGCATTTCACTGATAAGCCAGTGGATCCCAAAGATGTTCGCACAGCTATTGAAATCGCAACTTTAGCCCCAAGTGCCCACAACAGCCAGCCATGGAAATTTGTGGTCGTTCGTGAGAAAAATGCTGAATTGGCAAAATTGGCTTATGGTTCGAACTTTGAGCAGGTATCATCGGCACCTGTAACCATTGCCTTGTTTACCGATACAGACCTTGCCAAACGAGCCCGCAAGATTGCCCGCGTTGGTGGTGCAAAGAACTTCTCAGAAGAGCAACTTCAATATTTTATGAAGAATTTGCCTGCTGAATTTGTACGTTACAGTGAACAACAGGTCAGTGACTACCTAGCCCTCAATGCTGGTTTGGTTGCCATGAACTTGGTTCTGGCTCTTACAGACCAAGGAATCGGTTCTAACGTTATTCTTGGATTTGACAAATCAAAAGCCAATGAAGTTTTAGATATCGAAGACCGTTTCCGCCCAGAACTTTTGATCACAGTGGGTTACACAGACGAAAAATTGGAACCAAGCTACCGCTTGCCAGTGGATGAAATCATCGAGAAAAGATAG
- the pepV gene encoding dipeptidase PepV, whose amino-acid sequence MTAIDFTAEVEKRKEDLLADLFSLLEINSERDDSKADAQHPFGPGPVKALEKFLEIADRDGYPTKNVDNYAGHFEFGDGEEVLGIFAHMDVVPAGSGWDTDPYTPTIKDGRLYARGASDDKGPTTACYYGLKIIKELGLPTSKKVRFIVGTDEESGWADMDYYFEHVGLAKPDFGFSPDAEFPIINGEKGNITEYLHFSGENAGAARLHSFTGGLRENMVPESATALVSGDLADLQGKLDTFVSEHKLRGEIQEEAGKYKVTIIGKSAHGAMPASGVNGATYLALFLSQFAFAGPAKDYLDIAGNILLNDHEGENLKVAHVDEKMGALSMNAGVFRFDETSADNTIALNFRYPKGTSPEHIQSILESLPVASVSLSEHGHTPHYVPMEDPLVQTLLSVYEKQTGLQGHEQVIGGGTFGRLLERGVAYGAMFPDSIDTMHQANEFIALNDLFRAAAIYAEAIYELIK is encoded by the coding sequence ATGACAGCAATTGATTTTACAGCAGAAGTAGAAAAACGCAAAGAAGACCTCTTGGCTGACTTGTTTAGCCTTTTGGAAATCAACTCAGAACGTGATGACAGCAAAGCGGATGCGCAACATCCATTTGGACCTGGTCCAGTAAAAGCCTTGGAGAAATTCCTTGAAATCGCAGACCGTGATGGTTATCCAACTAAAAATGTTGATAACTATGCAGGACATTTTGAGTTTGGTGATGGAGAAGAAGTTCTCGGAATCTTTGCCCACATGGATGTAGTGCCAGCTGGTAGTGGTTGGGACACTGATCCATACACACCAACCATCAAGGACGGTCGTCTCTACGCGCGTGGTGCTTCTGATGATAAGGGTCCTACAACAGCTTGTTACTATGGTTTGAAAATCATCAAAGAACTGGGCCTTCCAACTTCTAAGAAAGTCCGCTTTATCGTTGGAACGGATGAAGAATCAGGCTGGGCAGACATGGACTACTATTTTGAACATGTAGGACTAGCAAAACCAGACTTCGGTTTCTCACCAGACGCTGAATTCCCAATCATCAATGGTGAAAAAGGAAACATTACTGAATACCTCCACTTTAGTGGTGAAAATGCAGGTGCTGCCCGTCTTCACAGCTTCACAGGTGGCTTGCGTGAAAACATGGTACCAGAATCAGCAACGGCACTCGTTTCAGGTGATTTGGCTGACTTGCAAGGGAAACTAGATACTTTTGTTTCAGAACACAAACTCAGAGGAGAAATCCAAGAAGAAGCTGGCAAATACAAGGTTACCATCATTGGTAAATCAGCCCATGGTGCTATGCCTGCATCAGGCGTCAATGGTGCAACTTACCTTGCTCTCTTCCTCAGCCAGTTTGCCTTTGCAGGTCCTGCCAAAGACTATCTTGACATCGCTGGTAATATTCTCTTGAATGACCATGAGGGTGAAAATCTCAAGGTGGCTCATGTTGATGAAAAGATGGGTGCCCTTTCTATGAATGCGGGTGTCTTCCGCTTTGACGAAACAAGTGCTGATAATACCATTGCCCTCAACTTCCGTTATCCAAAAGGAACGAGCCCTGAGCATATCCAGTCAATCCTTGAAAGCTTGCCAGTTGCTTCTGTTAGCTTGTCAGAACATGGTCATACCCCTCACTATGTGCCAATGGAAGATCCGCTTGTCCAAACCTTGTTGAGCGTTTATGAGAAACAAACAGGTCTTCAAGGTCACGAGCAAGTTATCGGTGGTGGAACTTTCGGACGTTTATTGGAACGCGGAGTTGCCTACGGAGCCATGTTCCCAGACTCTATCGATACCATGCACCAAGCCAATGAATTTATCGCCTTGAACGATCTCTTCCGAGCAGCAGCAATATATGCAGAAGCTATCTATGAATTAATCAAATAA
- a CDS encoding adenine phosphoribosyltransferase: MNLKDYIATIENYPKEGITFRDISPLMADGNAYSYAVREIVQYATDKKIDMIVGPEARGFIVGCPVAFELGIGFAPVRKPGKLPREVISADYEKEYGIDTLTMHADAIKPGQRVLIVDDLLATGGTVKATIEMIERLGGVVAGCAFLIELDELKGREKIGDYDYKVLMHY; the protein is encoded by the coding sequence ATGAATTTAAAAGATTATATCGCAACGATTGAAAATTATCCTAAGGAAGGCATCACCTTCCGTGATATCAGCCCATTGATGGCAGATGGCAATGCTTATAGCTATGCTGTTCGTGAAATCGTTCAGTATGCAACGGACAAGAAGATTGACATGATCGTGGGACCAGAGGCCCGTGGATTTATTGTCGGTTGTCCCGTTGCTTTTGAGTTGGGCATCGGATTTGCTCCTGTTCGTAAACCAGGGAAATTACCACGTGAAGTGATTTCTGCTGACTATGAAAAAGAGTACGGTATTGATACCTTGACCATGCACGCTGATGCCATCAAACCAGGTCAACGTGTTCTCATTGTAGATGACCTCTTGGCGACAGGTGGAACTGTCAAGGCAACCATTGAAATGATCGAAAGACTTGGTGGAGTTGTAGCAGGTTGTGCTTTCTTGATTGAACTTGATGAACTTAAAGGCCGTGAAAAAATCGGAGATTACGATTACAAGGTACTTATGCATTATTAA
- a CDS encoding prolyl-tRNA synthetase associated domain-containing protein — translation MDAYQQVAKKLQELGITYNVVDHPPVFTTEQADSYIKDLEGVRTKSMFLTNKKKTQYYLLIMDDKKRLDMDDFKVQVGADRIRMASLDSLAKKMNLPAGTVSPFGLLNNEEKDIHVYFDKDIISEDAMTFHPNTNEKTIFIKSKDLFRFLKSIGFTYEILILP, via the coding sequence ATGGATGCTTATCAACAAGTAGCTAAAAAGTTGCAAGAATTGGGAATTACATATAATGTGGTAGATCATCCACCTGTATTTACGACAGAGCAGGCAGATAGCTATATTAAAGATCTGGAAGGAGTTCGGACCAAGTCTATGTTTTTGACTAACAAAAAGAAAACCCAGTACTATCTGCTGATCATGGACGATAAGAAGCGATTGGATATGGATGACTTTAAAGTGCAAGTGGGAGCTGATCGGATTCGCATGGCCTCATTGGACTCCTTGGCTAAGAAAATGAACCTACCAGCAGGAACGGTATCGCCTTTTGGTTTGTTAAATAATGAAGAAAAAGATATTCATGTTTATTTTGATAAGGACATTATTTCAGAGGATGCCATGACCTTCCATCCTAATACCAATGAAAAAACTATCTTTATCAAAAGCAAAGACTTGTTCCGATTTTTAAAGTCGATTGGATTTACCTATGAGATATTAATCTTGCCTTAA
- a CDS encoding M42 family metallopeptidase, translating into MNQTVNYIKELTAIASPTGFTREISDYLVHTLEELGYQPVRTAKGGVNVTIKGQNDEQHRYVTAHVDTLGAIVRAVKPDGRLKLDRIGGFPWNMIEGENCTVHVASTGKKVSGTILIHQTSCHVYKDAGTAERTQDNMEVRLDAKVTNEKETRTLGIEVGDFISFDPRTVVTETGFIKSRHLDDKVSAAILLNLLRVYKEEGIELPVTTHFAFSVFEEVGHGANSNIPAQVVEYLAVDMGAMGDDQQTDEYTVSICVKDASGPYHYDFRQHLVALAKEQDIPFKLDIYPFYGSDASAAMSAGAEVKHALLGAGIESSHSYERTHIDSVVSTERMVDAYLKSELVD; encoded by the coding sequence ATGAATCAAACTGTAAACTATATCAAAGAACTAACCGCAATTGCATCTCCGACGGGCTTTACTCGTGAGATTTCAGACTACCTAGTCCATACTTTAGAAGAGCTTGGTTACCAGCCTGTTCGCACAGCAAAGGGCGGTGTCAATGTGACCATTAAAGGTCAAAATGATGAGCAACACCGCTATGTGACTGCCCATGTGGATACGCTGGGTGCTATTGTTCGTGCAGTCAAACCGGATGGCCGTCTCAAATTGGACCGTATCGGTGGTTTTCCTTGGAACATGATTGAAGGGGAAAACTGTACGGTTCATGTGGCTAGCACAGGTAAAAAGGTATCTGGAACCATCCTCATCCACCAGACTTCTTGTCATGTCTACAAGGATGCAGGAACTGCAGAACGCACACAGGACAATATGGAAGTGCGTTTGGACGCCAAAGTAACCAATGAAAAAGAAACCCGTACCCTTGGAATTGAAGTCGGCGACTTTATCAGTTTTGACCCGAGAACTGTCGTGACAGAGACTGGTTTTATCAAGTCACGTCACTTGGATGACAAGGTTAGCGCAGCGATTTTGCTCAATCTTCTTCGTGTTTATAAGGAAGAGGGGATTGAATTACCGGTAACAACTCATTTTGCCTTTTCAGTCTTTGAAGAGGTGGGCCATGGTGCCAACTCCAATATTCCAGCTCAGGTAGTGGAATATCTAGCTGTCGATATGGGAGCTATGGGCGATGACCAGCAGACGGATGAGTACACAGTGTCTATCTGTGTCAAGGATGCTTCCGGTCCTTATCACTATGACTTTCGTCAACATTTAGTGGCTTTGGCAAAGGAGCAAGATATTCCATTTAAGCTTGACATTTATCCATTTTACGGTTCGGATGCTTCCGCAGCTATGTCAGCAGGAGCAGAGGTTAAGCATGCCCTCCTTGGAGCTGGTATTGAATCCAGTCACTCTTACGAACGAACACACATTGATTCGGTCGTGTCGACTGAGCGTATGGTTGATGCCTATCTCAAGAGCGAGTTGGTGGACTGA
- the ldcB gene encoding LD-carboxypeptidase LdcB/DacB — protein MKKRYVILSGLLALTLAACSQEKTKVEETTQKTEQSTKEEGTVGSKSQTSSQKKAEVVDKGSYYSIQGKYDEIIIANKRYPLSKDYNPGENPTAKAELLKLIAAMQAEGYPISDHYSGFRSYETQAKLYQDYVNQDGKEAADRYSSRPGYSEHQTGLAFDLIGTDGDLVTEEKAAQWLLDHAADYGFVVRYLKGKEKETGYMTEEWHLRYVGKEAKEIAASGLSLEEYYGFEGGDYVD, from the coding sequence ATGAAAAAAAGATATGTCATTTTATCTGGTTTATTAGCGTTGACCCTTGCAGCTTGTTCGCAAGAAAAAACCAAAGTTGAAGAAACTACCCAAAAGACGGAGCAAAGTACCAAGGAAGAAGGAACTGTGGGTAGCAAATCCCAAACTTCTAGCCAGAAAAAAGCAGAGGTTGTAGATAAAGGAAGTTATTATAGTATCCAAGGGAAATACGATGAAATTATCATTGCCAATAAACGCTATCCTTTGTCAAAAGACTACAATCCAGGAGAGAATCCAACAGCCAAGGCAGAGTTGCTCAAACTAATCGCAGCCATGCAGGCTGAGGGCTATCCAATCAGTGACCACTACAGTGGTTTTAGAAGTTATGAAACTCAGGCTAAGCTATACCAAGACTATGTCAATCAAGACGGGAAGGAAGCAGCAGATCGCTACTCATCCCGCCCAGGTTACAGTGAACACCAGACGGGTCTTGCTTTTGACCTTATTGGTACAGATGGTGATTTAGTTACTGAAGAAAAAGCAGCCCAGTGGCTCTTGGACCATGCGGCTGACTATGGCTTTGTTGTTCGCTATCTCAAAGGCAAGGAAAAAGAGACAGGTTACATGACAGAAGAATGGCATCTCCGCTACGTTGGAAAAGAAGCCAAAGAAATTGCTGCAAGTGGTCTCAGTTTGGAAGAGTACTATGGCTTTGAAGGCGGAGATTACGTTGATTAA
- a CDS encoding uracil-DNA glycosylase family protein, translating into MSQIERIKQAIMADSQNKSYTDQGIEPLFAAPKTARINIIGQAPGLKTQKAGLYWKDKSGNRLRDWLGVDEDTFYNSGYFAVMPMDFYFPGHGKSGDLPPRTGFAEKWHPKLLKELPDIQLTLLIGQYAQAYYLHEKVSGKVTDRVHRFKDYLPEFFPLVHPSPRNQIWMKKNPWFEEEVVPELQALVNKIIHQ; encoded by the coding sequence ATGTCTCAAATCGAAAGAATCAAACAAGCCATTATGGCTGATTCGCAAAACAAAAGCTATACAGATCAGGGGATAGAGCCCCTCTTTGCAGCGCCAAAGACAGCTCGCATCAATATCATCGGTCAGGCACCGGGACTTAAAACCCAGAAAGCAGGTCTTTACTGGAAGGATAAAAGTGGCAACCGCTTACGGGACTGGCTCGGCGTGGATGAAGACACTTTTTATAACTCAGGTTACTTTGCAGTTATGCCCATGGATTTCTACTTTCCAGGACATGGGAAATCCGGTGACTTACCGCCCAGAACGGGTTTTGCAGAAAAGTGGCACCCTAAACTTTTGAAAGAATTACCAGATATTCAATTGACGCTCTTGATTGGTCAGTATGCTCAGGCTTACTATCTGCATGAGAAAGTCAGTGGAAAGGTAACAGATCGTGTGCATCGGTTTAAGGATTATCTGCCAGAATTTTTCCCTCTTGTGCACCCGTCACCTCGGAACCAAATCTGGATGAAAAAAAATCCTTGGTTCGAGGAAGAAGTAGTGCCAGAACTTCAAGCATTAGTAAATAAGATTATTCATCAATAA
- the metA gene encoding homoserine O-acetyltransferase MetA — protein sequence MPIRIEKKLPAVEILRTENIFVMDDQRAAHQDIRPLKILILNLMPQKIVTETQLLRHLANTPLQLDIDFLYMETHRSKTTRAEHMETFYKTFPEVKNDFFDGMIITGAPVEHLPFEEVDYWEEFKQVIEWSKTHVFSTLHICWGAQAGLYARYGVEKHQMEQKLSGIYPQDTLKEGHLLFRGFDDSYVAPHSRHTEIYKEEILGKTNLEILSEGEQVGVAILASRDLREIYSFGHLEYDRDTLAKEYFRDYEAGLNPHIPENYFKNDDVNETPCLCWSSSAALFFSNWVNYAVYQETPFDWKKVEDDAASFGYL from the coding sequence ATGCCGATTCGGATTGAAAAAAAATTACCTGCTGTTGAGATTCTAAGGACAGAGAATATCTTTGTCATGGACGATCAACGGGCTGCTCACCAAGATATTCGACCTTTGAAGATTTTGATTCTAAATCTGATGCCCCAAAAGATTGTGACAGAAACACAACTCTTGCGGCACTTGGCCAATACGCCCCTACAGTTAGATATTGATTTCTTGTATATGGAGACGCATCGTTCAAAAACGACCCGTGCCGAACATATGGAAACCTTCTATAAGACCTTCCCAGAGGTCAAGAATGACTTTTTTGATGGAATGATCATCACGGGAGCTCCAGTGGAGCACTTGCCTTTTGAGGAGGTGGACTACTGGGAGGAGTTTAAACAGGTCATCGAATGGTCCAAGACGCATGTTTTTTCTACTCTGCATATCTGCTGGGGTGCCCAAGCAGGTCTTTATGCTCGCTATGGAGTTGAAAAACACCAAATGGAGCAGAAATTATCAGGCATTTACCCGCAGGATACCTTGAAAGAGGGGCATCTTCTCTTTCGTGGTTTTGATGATAGCTATGTAGCTCCCCATTCTCGTCATACAGAAATCTATAAGGAAGAGATATTAGGAAAAACCAATCTGGAAATCCTCTCTGAGGGAGAACAAGTCGGTGTTGCTATTTTAGCCAGTCGGGATCTTCGGGAGATCTATAGTTTTGGTCATTTAGAATATGACCGTGATACTCTAGCAAAAGAGTATTTTCGTGATTATGAGGCAGGACTTAATCCTCACATTCCAGAAAATTACTTCAAAAATGATGATGTGAATGAGACACCGTGTCTCTGTTGGTCTTCATCAGCTGCCCTCTTTTTCAGTAACTGGGTTAACTATGCTGTCTATCAGGAAACTCCTTTTGACTGGAAAAAGGTAGAGGACGATGCAGCTTCATTTGGATATTTATAA